In the genome of Bradyrhizobium sp. CB3481, the window GTCGCGCGCCATTAGAATTAGTCGCGAGATGCGCAGCCCCATTGAGCCGAGACGCAGGCTCTGGCAGGCTGCACGATCAGTATCACTCTCTAATTTTTTCCCAGCGATGAGCTTGCGCCTTCGGGAAGAAAAGGAACCGGAAACATTGTGCCGCGTTGCTAGCGCAACAGGAGGTATCGCGGGATGGCGACGGCAAAGAAGAAATCCAGCCGCGGGCGCAAGCAGGACCGGGCGCGCGTGGCGGGCGGTCAAAATTATGAGGTGCGCTATGAGGCAAAGAAGACGGGACGATCGGCGAGCGCGGTAAAGAAGGCGGTCAAGAAGGTTGGCAGCAGCCGGAAGCGCCTTGAGCGGCAGCTTGGACGTTAGGAACGCCAGTCAGGGAAGTGGGTTGACCCGCGTCGCATCTTCACCCGATGCGACACCTCAGCCCGAGAAGGGGCCTCAGCGGACGATCTGAGGCCCTTTTCTTTTGGACGGGGAAAGTCATGCAGTACTGTGTGCGGTGTGACAACAATCGCTGG includes:
- a CDS encoding DUF3606 domain-containing protein encodes the protein MATAKKKSSRGRKQDRARVAGGQNYEVRYEAKKTGRSASAVKKAVKKVGSSRKRLERQLGR